In a genomic window of Cerasicoccus sp. TK19100:
- the wecB gene encoding non-hydrolyzing UDP-N-acetylglucosamine 2-epimerase — protein MKTLKFVSVVGARPNFMKIAPFLRAIRNSNESEVGKSCRIESILVHTGQHYDDRMSKTFLETLQIPKIDYSMGIGSGSHAWQVGQTMIEFEKILEAEKPDWVVVVGDVNATCACSITAKKAGIKVAHIESGLRSFDLGMPEEINRMVTDRLSDLLLTTDEFADKNLRREGVREESIVQVGNIMIDTLEHELKAARELSLSEIIQENYLSTEITGVPRKELPQPMGEYCLITMHRPSNVDSPEILDPIIDFIIDEVAAEFPVIMPLHPRTRKNLQGTSSWGKLMSCANFHPLEPVGYREMLKLNLEASVMLTDSGGLQEECCVLGTPCLTLRENTERPVTLVENGGVSILAGNQVDRIRMAYQELRKIAPKPYRPKHWDGKSAERIVQSMIQAS, from the coding sequence ATGAAAACCTTAAAATTTGTATCCGTCGTTGGAGCGCGACCCAACTTCATGAAAATCGCGCCATTTCTGCGCGCCATCAGAAATAGCAACGAAAGTGAAGTGGGTAAATCCTGCCGCATCGAAAGCATTTTGGTTCACACCGGACAACACTACGATGACCGCATGTCGAAGACGTTCCTCGAAACGCTGCAAATACCGAAGATTGATTACTCCATGGGTATCGGGTCGGGCTCGCATGCGTGGCAGGTGGGGCAAACGATGATCGAGTTTGAAAAAATCCTGGAGGCCGAAAAGCCGGATTGGGTCGTTGTCGTTGGCGACGTGAATGCTACATGCGCTTGCTCCATTACCGCAAAGAAGGCGGGCATCAAAGTCGCCCATATTGAGTCCGGCTTGCGTTCCTTTGACTTAGGCATGCCTGAGGAAATTAACCGCATGGTAACGGACCGCTTGTCAGACCTGCTGTTAACCACAGATGAGTTTGCCGATAAAAATCTCCGCAGGGAAGGCGTCCGAGAAGAATCTATTGTGCAAGTGGGCAACATCATGATCGATACCCTGGAGCACGAGCTAAAGGCCGCCCGGGAGCTATCGCTATCGGAGATCATTCAAGAGAATTATCTGAGCACCGAAATTACCGGCGTGCCTCGCAAAGAGCTACCACAGCCGATGGGCGAATATTGCCTGATCACCATGCACCGCCCGTCCAACGTCGATAGTCCGGAAATCCTGGACCCGATCATTGATTTCATCATCGATGAGGTTGCTGCAGAATTTCCGGTGATCATGCCGCTTCATCCAAGGACGCGCAAAAACCTGCAGGGGACCAGTTCATGGGGCAAGCTAATGAGCTGCGCGAACTTCCACCCGCTTGAGCCGGTAGGCTACCGCGAGATGCTGAAACTTAATTTGGAAGCATCCGTTATGCTTACCGACAGTGGCGGACTCCAAGAGGAGTGCTGCGTCTTGGGCACCCCCTGTTTGACACTCCGGGAAAACACCGAACGCCCCGTGACTCTGGTCGAAAATGGTGGCGTCAGTATCCTGGCAGGCAATCAAGTTGACCGCATCCGCATGGCCTACCAGGAACTACGTAAAATCGCCCCCAAGCCCTACCGCCCCAAGCATTGGGACGGCAAGTCCGCAGAGAGAATCGTCCAATCGATGATCCAGGCATCCTAG
- a CDS encoding glycosyltransferase family 4 protein, translating to MSNQKSTTCVIGFDDDKVIKDFIRIHIENLTGEIICLHKYPPYYEYKGRQIQHFYSRNKFALKAKRLLPQFLYHRLVTQKLESDDAITDALGGLFDEHGVDLILAEFGNIGASIAPYAKRLGIPLVVHFHGHDAHRQPYLTKEMRAQYEVMFDYASGILGVSKYMMREIEQLGCSPTKLTYNPYGPRDSFYTLSPSYEPTLLSVGRFTNIKANYLNILAFERALKEVPNAKMIMIGDGELLETCKTMAKVLKVDDKITFTGSIPHAEIQQHFTRACGFAQHSVIPSYGDAEGTPNTILEAGAAALPVVSTRHAGIKDVVIEGETGFLVDELDVDGMAQGMVRLLKDSELARRMGTNAREHIRSNYNTQQHVQRLQEVLDAARNTSR from the coding sequence ATGTCTAACCAGAAGAGCACTACCTGCGTAATCGGATTCGATGACGATAAAGTCATTAAAGACTTCATTCGCATTCACATTGAAAATTTGACCGGTGAGATCATCTGCCTTCACAAATATCCTCCCTACTACGAATACAAGGGCCGGCAGATTCAGCATTTCTACAGCCGCAATAAATTCGCGCTGAAGGCCAAGCGTTTATTACCACAGTTCCTATACCATCGTCTGGTAACGCAAAAACTGGAATCGGACGACGCCATCACGGATGCGCTCGGCGGGCTCTTCGATGAGCACGGCGTGGATTTGATTTTAGCAGAGTTTGGAAACATCGGTGCCAGCATCGCGCCTTACGCTAAAAGATTGGGCATCCCGCTGGTTGTTCATTTCCACGGTCATGACGCGCATCGCCAGCCCTACTTAACCAAGGAAATGCGGGCACAATATGAGGTAATGTTCGACTATGCATCTGGTATTCTCGGCGTTTCCAAATACATGATGCGTGAGATTGAGCAACTGGGCTGCAGCCCCACCAAGCTCACCTATAATCCATACGGCCCCCGCGATTCTTTTTACACATTGAGCCCGAGCTATGAGCCGACACTGTTGTCTGTTGGTCGGTTTACGAACATCAAGGCAAATTACTTAAACATCCTCGCCTTTGAGCGCGCCCTCAAGGAAGTGCCCAATGCCAAGATGATCATGATCGGCGATGGCGAGCTGCTCGAAACCTGCAAGACGATGGCAAAAGTCTTAAAGGTCGATGACAAGATTACCTTCACCGGCTCCATTCCCCACGCGGAGATTCAACAACACTTTACCCGGGCCTGCGGCTTTGCCCAGCACTCGGTCATCCCCAGTTATGGTGATGCGGAAGGCACGCCCAATACAATCCTTGAGGCCGGTGCCGCTGCGCTGCCCGTAGTCAGCACACGGCACGCCGGTATTAAAGACGTAGTCATCGAAGGCGAAACCGGCTTCCTGGTGGACGAGTTGGATGTCGACGGAATGGCCCAGGGGATGGTTCGCCTGCTAAAAGATTCCGAGCTGGCGCGACGCATGGGCACCAACGCGCGCGAGCACATCCGATCCAATTATAATACTCAACAGCATGTCCAACGCTTGCAGGAAGTGCTCGATGCCGCTCGCAACACGAGCCGCTGA